The genomic DNA TTCAGCAGAATTTTGATACCAAGAAACACTCATCATGTTTTGTTGTGCTAGTTCTTTTGTCGCTTGAGTTTCTGCTTGTGCTGTCGTTTGTTGTGCTTGAGTCGCTTGGCCACCTCCTGCATATGCTTGATAAGGTACGCTTGAAGAAGCAATACCTAAAGCTAAAAGTGCTGCAGTCGTCTTTGTCCATTTATTCATGTATTTTGTCACCTTTTTCCTATGTATTATGTGCGAAACAGAAATAAAAAGTCATTATCTTATCCACACATATATATTATATGCTTTTATAGTAAATCTCAATATTTCTATAAAATTTTTAACATTTTTTACAATACATCTGTGCACAATTGAAATAATAAGAGTAGGACACGAAAATACAATTGCTTTCAGTCCTACTCTTACGTTTCAGTTAATTTCAGTTATATTAGATGAAGCTTTAAACTTCTACTTCAGTCGTCGGTTTTTCGACTTTAAAGTGTATTTCATTGTCTTCTAAATAACCATACACTTTTGTACCTTCTGGAAGATGATCTTTAATCATCATTCTTGCTAAAGGTGTTTCGACATGTCTTTGAACAAAACGTTTTAATGGACGTGCACCAAACTGTGGTTCGTATGCTTCTTCACCCATCCATTTTTCAGCTTCATCACTCATTTCGAGTTGGATGCGTTGATCCATTAAGCGCATGTTTAAATTGTTGAGGATTTTATCAACAATCATTTTCATATCATCAATAGAAAGCGGTTTGAATAACACAATATCGTCCATTCTGTTTAAAATTTCTGGTTTAAAATATGCATTCAAACTGCTAGTGACTGCTTTTTCTGTTTCTTCAGTAATAACACCTGTATCTTTTACGTTTTCTAATAAAATTTGTGAACCAATGTTACTTGTCATAATGATGATTGCATTTTTGAAATCTACACTACGACCTTTAGAATCAGTAAGTCGACCTTCATCTAAAATTTGAAGCAACACATTAAATACATCCGTATGTGCTTTTTCTATCTCATCTAACAAAATAACAGAATAAGGGTTCCGTCTCACTGCTTCAGTTAATTGACCACCTTCATCGTGTCCAACGTATCCCGGAGGTGCACCAATTAATCTTGAGACAGAATGTTTTTCCATATATTCACTCATATCGATACGAATCATATGTTTTTCTGAATCAAACAATGATGAAGCCAATGCTTTAGCAAGCTCTGTTTTACCAACACCCGTAGGTCCTAAGAACAAGAATGAACCAATTGGACGGTTAGGATCTTTAATCCCCGCTCTTGCACGTACAACAGCGTCTGATACAAGGTCAACGGCTTGATCTTGTCCTACCACACGACGATGAAGGATATCAGATAAGTGCAACAATTTTTCGCGTTCTGTTTCAACAAGTTTTGAAACTGGAATACCTGTCCATTGACTTACAATTTCTCCAATTTCTTCATCAGTTACAACTTCACGTATAATGCGATCAGAATCTTCGCCTTGTTCTTCTTGGAATGAAGCTTCGAGTGCTTTCAATTCTTTTTCAAGCTCTGGTATTTTACCGTGTTGTAATACCGCTGCTTTTTCCAAGTCATAATTATTTTCTGCATCTTCTAAAGCTTTACGACTTTCATCAAGTTCTGCCCGTTTTTCTTGTACTTTAGCAATTTTTTCTTTTTCATTTTCAACACGCGCTTGTAAAGCCGCTTGTTTTTCTTTTTCTTCAGCGAGTTCTTCTTGTAACTCTTTCAAACGAATACGACTTGCTTCATCTGATTCTTTTTTCAATGCGTTTTCTTCAATTTCTAATTGCATCACACGACGGTTCGCTTGGTCTAATTCAGTAGGGTTAGAACCCATTTCAGTTCTGATTGTTGCTGAAGCTTGGTCGACAAGGTCAATGGCTTTGTCTGGCAAGAATCGATCCGTAATATAACGATCAGATAGCTCTGCAGCAGCAACGAGCGCACGGTCTTGAATGCGTACACCATGATGCACTTCATAACG from Staphylococcus schleiferi includes the following:
- the clpB gene encoding ATP-dependent chaperone ClpB, translated to MDINQMTHAIQNALQKAIDYAKTYQLTNIEVEAVLKAVLEEPDSLFKSVLERANINIEELERALDNKLKSYPTMKGDQVQYGQYISPQTNQLFTTAENYMKTYDDQFISMEHILLAAIDIDETMKRFVEHKKEVIVEIIKKIRGGNHVTTQNPEVNYEALSKYGRDLVEEVRKGNMDPVIGRDEEIRNTIRILSRKTKNNPVLIGEPGVGKTAIVEGLAQRIVKKDVPDSLLDKTVFELDLSALVAGAKYRGEFEERLKAVLKEVKESDGRILLFIDEIHMLVGAGKTDGAMDAGNMLKPMLARGELHCIGATTLNEYREYIEKDSALERRFQKVNVAEPNIEDTISILRGLKERYEVHHGVRIQDRALVAAAELSDRYITDRFLPDKAIDLVDQASATIRTEMGSNPTELDQANRRVMQLEIEENALKKESDEASRIRLKELQEELAEEKEKQAALQARVENEKEKIAKVQEKRAELDESRKALEDAENNYDLEKAAVLQHGKIPELEKELKALEASFQEEQGEDSDRIIREVVTDEEIGEIVSQWTGIPVSKLVETEREKLLHLSDILHRRVVGQDQAVDLVSDAVVRARAGIKDPNRPIGSFLFLGPTGVGKTELAKALASSLFDSEKHMIRIDMSEYMEKHSVSRLIGAPPGYVGHDEGGQLTEAVRRNPYSVILLDEIEKAHTDVFNVLLQILDEGRLTDSKGRSVDFKNAIIIMTSNIGSQILLENVKDTGVITEETEKAVTSSLNAYFKPEILNRMDDIVLFKPLSIDDMKMIVDKILNNLNMRLMDQRIQLEMSDEAEKWMGEEAYEPQFGARPLKRFVQRHVETPLARMMIKDHLPEGTKVYGYLEDNEIHFKVEKPTTEVEV